A single window of Camelus ferus isolate YT-003-E chromosome 7, BCGSAC_Cfer_1.0, whole genome shotgun sequence DNA harbors:
- the LRRN3 gene encoding leucine-rich repeat neuronal protein 3 has protein sequence MKDLPLQIHVLLGLAITTLVQAVDKKADCPQLCTCEIRPWFTPRSIYMEASTVDCNDLGLLNFPARLPADTQILLLQTNNIAKIEYSINFPVNLTGLDLSQNNLSSVTNINVKKMPQLLSVYLEENKLTELPEKCLSGLSNLQELYINHNLLSTISPGAFIGLHNLLRLHLNSNKLQMINSQWFDALPNLEILMIGENPIIRIKDMNFKPLINLRSLVIAGINLTEIPDNALVGLENLESISFYDNRLIKVPHVALQKVVNLKFLDLNKNPINQIRRGDFSNMLHLKELGINNMPELVSIDSLAVDNLPDLRKIEATNNPRLSYIHPNAFFRLPKLESLMLNSNALSALYHGTIESLPNLKEISIHSNPIRCDCVIRWINMNKTNIRFMEPDSLFCVDPPEFQGQNVRQVHFREMMEICLPLIAPESFPSNLDLEAGSCVSLHCRATAEPQPEIYWITPSGKKLLPNTVTEKFYVHSEGTLDISGITPTEGGLYTCIATNLVGADLKSIMIKVDGSFPQDNNGSLKIKIKDVQANSVLVSWKASSKILKSSVKWTAFVKTENSHAAQSARIPSDVKVYNLTHLNPSTEYKICIDIPTIYQTSRKQCVNVTTKGLDPDQKKYEKSNTTTFMACLGGFLGIIGVICLFSCLSQEMNCDGGHSYVSNYLQKPTIAFSELYPPLINLWEAGREKGTALEVKATVIGVPTNMS, from the coding sequence ATGAAGGACCTGCCACTCCAAATTCATGTGCTACTTGGCCTAGCTATCACTACACTAGTACAAGCTGTAGATAAAAAAGCGGATTGCCCACAATTATGTACATGTGAAATCCGGCCCTGGTTTACACCTAGATCCATTTATATGGAAGCATCTACAGTGGATTGCAATGATTTAGGTCTTTTAAATTTCCCAGCCAGATTGCCTGCTGACACACAGATTCTGCTCCTTCAGACTAACAATATTGCAAAGATTGAATACTCCATAAACTTTCCAGTAAACCTTACTGGCCTGGACTTATCTCAAAACAATTTATCTTCAGTCACCAATATTAATGTAAAAAAGATGCCTCAGCTTCTTTCTGTgtacctagaagaaaacaaacttactgagCTGCCTGAAAAATGTCTGTCTGGACTGAGCAACTTACAAGAACTCTATATTAATCACAACTTGCTTTCTACAATTTCACCCGGAGCCTTTATTGGCCTACATAATCTTCTTCGACTTCATCTCAATTCAAATAAATTGCAGATGATCAATAGTCAGTGGTTTGATGCTCTTCCCAATCTGGAGATTCTGATGATTGGGGAAAATCCAATCATCCGAATCAAAGACATGAACTTTAAGCCACTTATCAATCTTCGCAGCCTGGTTATAGCTGGTATAAACCTCACAGAAATACCAGATAATGCCTTGGTTGGGCTTGAAAACTTAGAAAGCATCTCTTTTTATGACAACAGGCTTATTAAAGTGCCCCATGTTGCTCTTCAAAAAGTGGTAAATCTCAAATTTTTGGATCTAAATAAAAATCCTATTAATCAAATAAGGAGGGGTGATTTTAGCAATATGCTACACTTAAAAGAGTTGGGAATAAATAATATGCCTGAACTGGTTTCCATCGACAGTCTTGCTGTGGATAACTTGccagatttaagaaaaatagaagctACTAACAACCCCAGGTTGTCTTACATTCACCCGAATGCATTTTTCAGACTACCCAAGCTGGAATCACTCATGCTTAACAGCAATGCCCTTAGTGCCCTGTACCATGGTACCATTGAGTCTCTGCCAAACCTCAAGGAAATCAGCATACACAGCAATCCTATCAGGTGTGACTGTGTCATCCGTTGGATTAATATGAACAAAACTAACATTCGATTTATGGAGCCAGATTCACTGTTTTGTGTGGACCCACCTGAATTCCAAGGTCAGAATGTTCGGCAAGTGCATTTCAGGGAAATGATGGAAATCTGTCTCCCTCTTATAGCTCCCGAGAGTTTTCCTTCTAATCTGGATTTAGAAGCTGGGAGCTGTGTTTCCTTACACTGTAGAGCTACTGCAGAGCCACAGCCTGAAATCTACTGGATAACACCTTCTGGTAAAAAACTCTTGCCTAATACTGTGACAGAGAAGTTCTATGTCCATTCTGAAGGCACATTAGATATAAGTGGCATTACCCCAACAGAAGGGGGTTTATATACTTGTATAGCAACTAACCTGGTTGGTGCTGACTTGAAGTCTATTATGATCAAAGTGGATGGCTCTTTTCCACAGGATAACAATGGatccttgaaaattaaaataaaagatgtccAGGCCAATTCAGTTCTGGTGTCTTGGAAAGCAAGTTCTAAAATTCTCAAATCCAGTGTTAAGTGGACAGCCTTTGTCAAGACTGAGAATTCCCATGCTGCCCAAAGTGCTCGAATACCATCTGACGTCAAGGTGTACAATCTTACTCATCTGAACCCATCAACTGAGTATAAGATTTGCATTGATATTCCGACAATCTATCAAACAAGCAGAAAACAATGTGTAAATGTCACCACAAAAGGCTTGGACCCTGAtcaaaaaaaatatgaaaagagtaACACTACAACATTTATGGCCTGCCTTGGAGGCTTTCTGGGGATTATTGGTGTCATATGTCTTTTCAGCTGCCTCTCCCAAGAAATGAACTGTGATGGTGGACATAGCTATGTGAGCAATTACTTACAGAAACCAACCATTGCATTCAGTGAGCTTTATCCTCCTCTGATTAACCTctgggaagcaggcagagaaAAAGGTACCGCATTGGAAGTCAAAGCAACTGTTATAGGTGTGCCGACAAACATGTCCTAA